In Aciduliprofundum sp. MAR08-339, a single window of DNA contains:
- a CDS encoding DNA topoisomerase VI subunit B produces the protein MGIAHKMARKQREISVAEFFEKNKQILGFDSLTKALVVSVKEAVDNALDACEEAQILPDIYVEIDQMGRDEYRIVVEDNGPGIIRRNIPLVFGKLLYGSRFHAIRQSRGQQGIGISAVVLYGQLTTGKPARVVSKISEEEVAYEVILSIDTKKNAPRIIKESPLLWDREHGTRIEVVIRARYVRGKQSVYEYLQQTAIVNPHAQITFVEPDGKRTIFKRATDKLPPPTREIKPHPHGIELGELLNMARNTKAYRLTSFLTTEFSRVSPKVAEEICKKAYLYGEMRPQELSIEEAKRLLDAFRKVKLMAPPTDCLSPIGETLIKKGLKNVLGSLRPSFYAQPVTREPKVYSGNPFIVEAGMVYGGELPKDQPVRILRFANRVPLLYQQGADVITKAIGSVDWRRYGLEQRGGQGIPVGPAIILVHVASTRVPFTSEAKEAIAEVPEIREEIELALKALGRQLRLYNVKKQRKSKMTEKFFLVTKILPEIARKSAEIVEKPVPKLEPVISKIMNVVWIDEEIVKEDARIRVNVKVANYTSRALHFTLYGDYPLGNLVDTDGIAEEDYVKWEVNIAPVSYRHLYFVLEDADRYGETNYYVDGINPNIVIGAEPLPGDWNIKLSEIEEIVEEDDVEEEDLEDEFEEEVRE, from the coding sequence ATGGGTATTGCACACAAAATGGCGAGGAAGCAGAGAGAAATAAGCGTAGCCGAATTTTTTGAGAAGAACAAGCAGATTCTGGGCTTTGACTCCTTGACCAAGGCTCTTGTTGTGAGCGTGAAGGAGGCTGTTGATAACGCTTTAGATGCCTGCGAGGAAGCGCAGATTCTTCCTGATATTTATGTGGAAATTGATCAGATGGGAAGAGATGAATACAGGATAGTTGTGGAGGATAATGGGCCCGGAATAATACGCAGAAACATACCCCTCGTTTTCGGCAAGCTCCTTTACGGCTCAAGATTTCATGCCATAAGGCAATCAAGGGGGCAGCAGGGCATAGGCATAAGCGCCGTTGTGCTCTACGGTCAACTCACAACCGGCAAGCCAGCCCGTGTGGTCTCCAAGATTTCGGAGGAGGAGGTTGCCTACGAGGTGATCCTGTCCATAGATACCAAGAAAAATGCCCCTCGCATAATAAAGGAGAGCCCCCTCCTATGGGATAGGGAGCATGGAACGAGGATAGAAGTTGTTATAAGGGCGAGATATGTTCGTGGCAAGCAGAGCGTTTATGAATATCTGCAGCAAACTGCAATTGTCAATCCCCACGCCCAGATAACTTTCGTGGAGCCTGATGGAAAGAGGACAATTTTTAAGCGTGCCACGGATAAGTTGCCACCTCCAACAAGGGAGATAAAACCGCATCCCCATGGTATTGAATTGGGAGAATTGCTCAACATGGCCAGGAACACCAAGGCCTATCGCCTTACATCATTTCTAACCACCGAATTCAGCAGGGTGAGTCCAAAGGTTGCGGAGGAGATATGCAAGAAGGCATATCTTTACGGGGAGATGAGGCCCCAGGAGCTAAGCATAGAGGAAGCCAAGAGACTTCTTGATGCATTTCGTAAGGTAAAGCTCATGGCTCCGCCCACAGATTGCCTCTCACCCATAGGCGAGACGCTCATAAAGAAAGGCCTTAAAAATGTTCTTGGATCCCTCAGACCGAGTTTCTACGCCCAGCCAGTGACAAGGGAACCCAAGGTTTACAGCGGAAATCCCTTCATTGTGGAGGCGGGTATGGTTTATGGGGGAGAGTTGCCAAAAGATCAGCCCGTACGAATATTGAGATTTGCAAACAGGGTTCCCCTACTCTACCAGCAGGGTGCCGATGTGATAACCAAGGCCATAGGCAGCGTGGACTGGCGTAGATATGGACTTGAGCAGAGGGGTGGGCAGGGCATTCCCGTCGGACCTGCCATAATTCTCGTGCATGTGGCATCCACGCGGGTTCCATTCACATCAGAGGCCAAGGAGGCCATAGCCGAGGTACCCGAGATAAGGGAGGAGATTGAACTCGCCCTAAAGGCTCTCGGCAGGCAGCTTCGCCTGTACAATGTGAAAAAGCAACGCAAGAGCAAGATGACCGAGAAGTTCTTCCTCGTCACAAAGATCCTGCCTGAGATAGCCAGAAAAAGCGCGGAAATTGTGGAGAAGCCCGTGCCTAAACTGGAGCCTGTGATATCAAAGATAATGAATGTTGTCTGGATAGACGAGGAGATTGTGAAGGAGGATGCAAGGATAAGGGTGAATGTTAAGGTGGCCAACTACACTTCTAGGGCTTTGCACTTCACCCTTTATGGGGACTATCCACTGGGAAATCTTGTAGATACCGATGGAATTGCGGAGGAAGATTATGTGAAATGGGAGGTGAACATCGCACCCGTATCATACAGACATCTCTACTTTGTGCTGGAGGATGCCGATAGGTACGGGGAGACAAATTACTATGTGGATGGCATAAATCCAAATATTGTGATAGGTGCTGAGCCCTTGCCAGGAGACTGGAACATAAAGTTAAGCGAGATTGAGGAAATCGTTGAAGAAGATGATGTTGAAGAGGAGGATCTAGAGGATGAATTTGAGGAAGAGGTGAGAGAATGA
- a CDS encoding ATP-binding protein, with protein sequence MPLKLTVPQKILVHLYAYGKYGDRYEYPVEMTQQGIANGIGISVTHVPRNIKKLIEEGLVESKKGHVKGKKKRVSIYFLTSRGIIRAQEIIKNLDKEKIEAQGKYMSIGEVRELTGKSTMEIIRAIERGEKIRLGTDKRVVFFEEDFKYERFVDREEELRIMKEWYSNGRVLSIVGPRGIGKTALVKEFINRADIYIGIVWLKLYDGRTWKSIRELFQHLFGRDKVLDCLRNSPILLIFDNYHMVDDDFVEAMRALIDEDIGESRIIVTMPSATPFYNRFYSLRDVQDGKVVEINLGALDYEDARKLLPDVREDSFKRIYQLTNGNTRLLVMLAKGTLRAGSSVPLTAETIHMLNYLAEQKN encoded by the coding sequence ATGCCCTTGAAACTAACAGTACCCCAGAAAATACTGGTTCATCTTTACGCTTACGGAAAGTACGGGGATAGGTACGAGTACCCTGTGGAGATGACCCAACAGGGAATTGCAAATGGCATTGGCATATCCGTGACCCACGTGCCCAGAAACATAAAAAAACTCATTGAAGAAGGGCTCGTTGAATCTAAGAAGGGGCATGTTAAGGGCAAGAAAAAGAGGGTCAGCATTTACTTTTTAACCTCCAGAGGAATCATAAGGGCCCAGGAGATCATAAAAAATCTGGATAAAGAGAAAATTGAGGCTCAGGGAAAATACATGAGCATAGGGGAGGTGAGGGAACTAACGGGAAAAAGCACGATGGAGATAATAAGGGCCATTGAAAGGGGAGAGAAAATAAGACTGGGGACGGATAAAAGAGTTGTATTCTTCGAGGAGGATTTTAAATACGAGAGATTTGTGGATAGGGAAGAAGAACTCCGGATAATGAAGGAATGGTACAGCAATGGCAGGGTTCTGAGCATCGTGGGTCCTAGAGGCATAGGAAAAACAGCACTGGTTAAGGAATTCATAAATCGTGCGGATATATACATCGGGATTGTGTGGCTCAAACTCTACGACGGTAGAACCTGGAAATCCATAAGGGAGTTATTCCAGCATCTCTTTGGAAGGGACAAAGTTCTGGATTGCCTTAGGAACTCTCCCATTCTTCTAATTTTCGACAATTACCACATGGTGGACGATGATTTTGTGGAGGCCATGCGAGCACTTATAGATGAGGACATAGGTGAGAGCAGGATAATCGTAACCATGCCTTCAGCCACACCCTTCTACAACAGATTCTACTCATTGAGGGATGTTCAGGATGGAAAGGTTGTTGAGATAAACCTGGGAGCCCTTGACTATGAGGATGCGAGGAAGCTCCTTCCAGATGTAAGGGAGGATTCCTTCAAACGCATATATCAGCTGACCAACGGAAATACCAGGCTTCTGGTTATGCTTGCAAAGGGCACATTGAGAGCGGGCAGCAGCGTGCCCCTGACTGCGGAGACTATACACATGCTAAACTACCTTGCAGAGCAGAAAAATTGA
- a CDS encoding Nre family DNA repair protein: MKKRENLVEQLAKKGICAVCKGTKMLCGKSECPLLVRYYSMLKTKKNLKKDIYGSSPPGVFVGRYGYPKVNVGPLVPPEIGDTEYMDMPQFWIDMSVKEFAEMRTSLVRGMKKINVNEAKDPSYFLLSLQELSMADRHVDSEVSFEKVPQGRVLVGSEVQPFGPAGKLKRLEHDNVKVNSKLERVYYDEIPAKDAVIELYKEGLNVSLIQRAFSMGTMGIERKIVPTRWSITAVDDTLSKELVNKVKGFPIIEQPLAFKSYKMGNLFLVIFLPRPWSYELVEAWYPGTLWNPYGKRTFMVSSHEFYGGRRKYAEIGGCYYAARLAVSEKLVEMKRQAEVIVLREAQPDYIMPVGVWHVRENVRNAMRSEPLKFDTEMEAVNYALSQFHIRRDAWFKGSTLLQRFAYQRRLEDFEVH, translated from the coding sequence GTGAAGAAGAGAGAGAACCTTGTGGAACAACTTGCAAAAAAAGGGATATGTGCAGTGTGTAAGGGCACAAAGATGCTCTGTGGCAAGAGTGAGTGCCCGCTTCTGGTAAGATACTACTCCATGCTCAAAACAAAAAAGAATCTGAAAAAGGATATCTACGGCTCTTCTCCCCCAGGAGTGTTCGTCGGAAGGTACGGGTATCCAAAGGTCAACGTTGGGCCACTTGTACCTCCCGAAATAGGAGATACGGAATACATGGATATGCCCCAATTCTGGATAGATATGAGCGTTAAGGAATTTGCAGAGATGAGAACATCCCTAGTGAGGGGCATGAAAAAGATTAATGTGAACGAAGCAAAGGATCCATCCTATTTTCTCCTGTCTCTGCAGGAACTTAGCATGGCCGATAGGCATGTGGATTCCGAAGTTTCGTTTGAGAAGGTACCTCAGGGACGCGTGTTGGTGGGAAGCGAGGTGCAGCCCTTCGGTCCTGCGGGAAAATTGAAGAGATTGGAGCACGACAATGTGAAGGTGAACTCAAAATTGGAGAGGGTTTACTACGATGAGATTCCGGCTAAAGATGCAGTTATAGAACTCTACAAAGAGGGACTGAATGTTTCTCTGATTCAGAGAGCTTTCAGCATGGGCACAATGGGTATAGAGAGAAAAATCGTGCCCACCAGATGGAGCATAACGGCGGTGGATGATACCCTCTCAAAGGAACTCGTGAATAAGGTCAAAGGGTTCCCCATAATAGAGCAACCTCTTGCTTTCAAATCCTACAAAATGGGAAACCTATTCCTCGTTATTTTCCTGCCCCGCCCCTGGAGTTACGAACTTGTGGAAGCGTGGTATCCAGGAACCCTTTGGAACCCCTATGGAAAAAGGACGTTCATGGTATCAAGCCACGAATTCTATGGGGGAAGAAGGAAGTATGCGGAGATTGGAGGTTGCTACTACGCCGCACGCCTTGCAGTATCCGAGAAATTGGTTGAGATGAAAAGGCAGGCCGAGGTCATAGTTCTGCGTGAGGCACAGCCGGATTACATCATGCCTGTTGGAGTGTGGCATGTGCGTGAAAATGTGAGAAATGCAATGCGCAGCGAGCCCTTAAAATTCGATACGGAGATGGAAGCGGTGAATTACGCCCTATCCCAGTTCCACATACGGAGGGATGCATGGTTTAAGGGTTCCACCCTCCTGCAGAGATTTGCATACCAGAGGAGGCTTGAGGACTTTGAAGTACATTGA
- a CDS encoding radical SAM protein has product MKYIEIHVKHALSKSKLKNTDYALNPYRGCEHRCVYCYAPYVLHIPLEEWNSTVYVKRNLPTVLDKELRRKKGHVEVGTVTDAYQPAERRYEITRMSLEVLKKHNANISILTKSSLILRDKDILENMNAEIGVTITTPVDALRKKIEPYASPVDERMQVLEEFAGRNITYAFIGPIFPRLLIPYLKELLALLRKIGVDYVIFDRFRMKKGMHVPDFLMYGEDDLKIKINRIAKNSGLKYYFGW; this is encoded by the coding sequence TTGAAGTACATTGAGATCCATGTAAAGCATGCCCTTTCAAAATCAAAACTCAAAAACACAGATTACGCCCTCAATCCGTACAGGGGGTGTGAGCACAGGTGTGTGTACTGCTACGCCCCATACGTGCTCCACATACCCCTTGAAGAGTGGAACAGCACGGTTTACGTTAAGAGGAACCTGCCCACAGTACTGGATAAGGAATTAAGGAGAAAAAAGGGACATGTTGAGGTGGGCACAGTCACCGATGCCTATCAACCGGCGGAGCGAAGGTACGAAATAACGAGAATGTCCCTTGAGGTTCTAAAAAAGCACAATGCCAACATATCCATACTCACAAAATCCTCGCTTATACTTAGAGATAAAGACATCCTGGAAAATATGAACGCGGAAATAGGGGTGACCATAACAACTCCCGTTGATGCTCTGCGAAAGAAAATTGAGCCCTACGCATCGCCTGTGGACGAGAGAATGCAGGTTCTTGAGGAGTTCGCAGGGAGAAACATAACCTACGCCTTCATAGGGCCAATATTTCCCAGACTTCTGATTCCTTACCTCAAGGAATTACTGGCCCTTCTTAGAAAAATCGGTGTTGATTATGTTATCTTTGACAGATTCAGGATGAAAAAGGGAATGCATGTACCGGATTTTTTAATGTACGGAGAGGATGATCTGAAAATAAAAATAAACAGGATTGCAAAAAACTCTGGGTTGAAATACTATTTCGGGTGGTGA
- a CDS encoding sugar phosphate nucleotidyltransferase, with protein sequence MVVGVILAGGYGKRLKPITDYVPKPLVEIKENYTILDKQILDLKYAGVDEVYLLVGYLWDRIRERYGEEWKGMRIHYLVEDEPRGTLWALANAFSNMDDDSVVRNGDVVADFNIREMIESAERNENALLTIAVTRMRSPYGVIDFKDDLILSFREKPLLDYYINAGLYYIKKEAYPYFEREYTDKAVERTVFPLLAEMRRAYVFREDNVFWQSVDSLKDLERVRAEYKNREDKPWGYEKVVILTDKYMVKELYLRKGYSTSLHYHPRKDETMHIKYGSGYIEIEGEKHVVREGDVLRIPPGKKHRIVAAENMLLYEYSTPHPEDTVRVEDQYDR encoded by the coding sequence ATGGTTGTAGGTGTGATACTTGCCGGAGGATACGGAAAGAGACTGAAGCCCATAACTGATTACGTGCCAAAACCTCTCGTAGAGATAAAGGAAAATTACACGATTCTGGATAAGCAGATTCTTGATTTGAAGTATGCGGGTGTGGATGAGGTTTATCTCCTTGTGGGGTATCTGTGGGATCGAATAAGGGAGAGGTATGGCGAGGAGTGGAAAGGCATGCGCATTCATTACCTTGTGGAGGATGAGCCCCGCGGTACGCTATGGGCCCTTGCAAATGCTTTTTCAAACATGGATGATGACTCTGTGGTCAGGAACGGGGACGTGGTGGCTGATTTCAACATAAGAGAGATGATTGAGAGTGCAGAGCGCAATGAAAATGCACTGCTCACCATAGCGGTTACGAGAATGCGCTCTCCCTATGGGGTTATAGATTTCAAGGACGATCTGATCCTATCCTTCAGGGAAAAACCCCTTCTTGATTATTACATAAACGCTGGATTGTACTACATAAAGAAGGAGGCCTATCCCTATTTTGAGAGGGAGTATACGGATAAGGCGGTTGAGCGTACGGTGTTTCCTCTTCTTGCCGAAATGCGCCGTGCCTACGTTTTCAGGGAGGACAATGTTTTCTGGCAGAGTGTGGATAGTCTGAAGGATCTTGAAAGGGTACGTGCCGAGTACAAGAACCGTGAGGACAAGCCTTGGGGCTACGAGAAGGTTGTCATTCTCACGGACAAGTACATGGTGAAGGAACTCTACCTTCGCAAGGGGTACAGTACATCCCTGCATTACCATCCAAGGAAGGATGAGACAATGCACATCAAGTACGGAAGCGGGTACATAGAGATAGAGGGGGAGAAACATGTTGTGCGTGAAGGAGACGTTCTGCGCATACCTCCGGGAAAGAAGCACAGGATAGTTGCAGCGGAGAACATGCTTCTCTACGAGTATTCCACGCCCCATCCTGAGGATACTGTGCGCGTTGAGGACCAATACGACCGATGA
- a CDS encoding radical SAM protein, whose protein sequence is MNRNLRAIKWFLKSYLDYDRPVYGSFKVTHRCNMQCPFCNVWRDRTPDLPTKDIFRIIDRLADSTVTVLSLEGGEPTLRRDILDIVKYAHDRSFYLFMTTNGTLLHKLPLEEFAKYLDFLHISIDEGHNNLYLFDELPRYTSRIKITVQTVVTRNDVKAIRWKVERAHEAGARILLMPAVYLPGAENLSPDKREIHDELLKLKKEFGSTIVTSDAFIDSLLRTYTCKSFSVMIEANGDIVYPCSVIGWKVGNLLEKDLESILLSDEAKRARKTMYACKRSCMLYLHAETSNFNNVFNLGKYAWSTIKGYMRR, encoded by the coding sequence GTGAATCGCAATTTGAGGGCGATAAAATGGTTCCTGAAATCCTATCTTGATTACGACAGGCCCGTGTACGGATCATTCAAGGTTACCCACAGATGCAATATGCAGTGTCCATTCTGCAATGTTTGGCGTGATAGAACTCCCGATTTGCCCACGAAGGATATTTTCAGGATAATTGACAGACTTGCCGATAGCACGGTTACAGTTTTGAGCCTTGAGGGTGGAGAGCCAACATTGCGCAGGGACATTCTGGACATAGTGAAGTACGCCCATGACCGCTCATTCTACCTGTTCATGACCACAAACGGTACCCTTCTTCACAAATTGCCCCTTGAGGAGTTTGCCAAGTACCTTGATTTTCTCCACATATCCATTGATGAGGGTCACAACAATCTGTACCTCTTTGACGAACTTCCTAGGTATACATCGCGCATAAAAATAACGGTGCAAACCGTGGTTACGAGGAACGATGTGAAGGCCATACGCTGGAAGGTTGAAAGGGCCCATGAGGCAGGTGCAAGGATACTTCTCATGCCAGCGGTTTACCTTCCAGGGGCCGAAAATTTGAGCCCTGACAAGAGGGAAATACACGATGAACTCCTGAAACTGAAAAAGGAGTTTGGAAGCACGATTGTAACGAGCGACGCTTTCATAGATAGCCTGTTAAGGACCTATACCTGCAAGTCATTTTCCGTGATGATAGAGGCAAATGGGGATATAGTTTATCCGTGCAGCGTGATTGGCTGGAAGGTTGGTAATTTGCTGGAGAAGGATCTGGAGAGTATACTCCTTTCAGATGAGGCTAAAAGGGCAAGGAAAACAATGTATGCGTGTAAAAGAAGTTGCATGCTCTATCTCCATGCTGAGACCTCAAATTTCAACAATGTTTTTAACCTTGGAAAATATGCATGGAGCACGATAAAGGGATACATGAGGCGATAG
- a CDS encoding HAD-IA family hydrolase: MLIVSFDCYGTIIDWERGIVNTIRKVFPNSHLSYAQILNMYAEIESKLEKHYRPYREILRDVMIEFANSLNREISSEEELALVKSLPKWPAFDDSRNALRRIKNLAKIAIISNVDNDLIAKTIENLGVKFDFVITAEMVGAYKPSLSVFKYAQRVFNVTRNEWLHAAQSVYHDIAPCRKLGIKTALIKRRGHGATPKAKGDGDLSFNDLSELADFLERLK; this comes from the coding sequence ATGCTCATTGTAAGTTTTGACTGCTACGGTACCATAATTGATTGGGAGAGGGGAATAGTTAACACCATAAGAAAGGTCTTCCCAAATTCGCATCTTAGCTATGCACAAATCCTGAATATGTACGCGGAAATAGAGTCAAAACTGGAGAAACACTACAGACCCTACAGAGAGATACTGAGGGATGTTATGATTGAATTTGCAAATTCGCTGAACAGGGAGATTTCCTCAGAAGAGGAACTTGCCCTGGTGAAAAGTTTACCCAAATGGCCTGCATTTGATGATTCAAGGAATGCGCTTAGGAGGATAAAGAACCTGGCAAAAATAGCAATAATATCCAACGTGGACAATGATCTCATCGCCAAGACCATTGAAAACCTGGGGGTGAAATTTGATTTTGTCATAACAGCAGAGATGGTGGGCGCGTACAAGCCCTCACTCAGTGTCTTTAAATATGCCCAGAGGGTCTTCAACGTTACAAGAAACGAATGGCTCCATGCGGCACAGAGCGTTTACCACGACATTGCCCCATGCAGGAAACTGGGAATAAAAACGGCACTCATAAAGCGCAGGGGTCACGGAGCCACCCCAAAGGCAAAAGGTGATGGAGATCTCTCCTTCAACGATCTCTCGGAGTTGGCTGATTTTTTAGAGCGTCTCAAATAA
- a CDS encoding CBS domain-containing protein, with translation MGLKEKVRDIMSRNPVCVKAPGTKKDVLRTLVRYNITGVPVVNEEGKLLGIVSRRDIFENPGEEQVALLMRRDVPTVSEDDTIEYAASVMLRYGRRHIVVVDEERNVIGILTPQDFLSVVEERRISEPVEKYITKPCFPLHKCTPLPVVFCAMSLSSLPAFPVVDDDGKLIGIVTDRDLFEKAEVDKSVAISELGLGDDEDSWNWEGLRNVIKLFYMEEKVNLPKIPVEEVMIKNPVSIFSKSPAWEAARIMRKNNFSQLPVRNTHDDLIAMIFDSDLVASLVGVNYE, from the coding sequence ATGGGTTTGAAAGAAAAGGTCAGGGACATTATGTCAAGAAATCCAGTATGTGTCAAGGCACCTGGAACTAAGAAGGATGTGCTTCGCACCCTGGTGAGGTACAACATAACGGGCGTGCCCGTCGTGAATGAGGAGGGAAAACTTCTTGGTATAGTTTCCCGCAGAGACATATTTGAAAATCCGGGGGAGGAGCAGGTTGCGCTTCTTATGAGGAGGGATGTGCCCACCGTTAGTGAGGATGACACCATTGAATACGCTGCATCGGTCATGCTGAGATACGGAAGGAGGCACATAGTTGTTGTTGATGAGGAGAGAAATGTAATAGGAATACTCACACCCCAGGACTTCCTCAGTGTTGTGGAAGAGCGCAGAATATCAGAACCCGTGGAGAAATACATCACCAAGCCATGTTTCCCCCTGCACAAATGCACCCCACTGCCCGTTGTGTTCTGCGCCATGAGCCTTTCCTCACTTCCCGCTTTCCCCGTGGTGGACGACGACGGGAAACTCATAGGAATAGTCACCGACAGGGATCTGTTTGAGAAGGCCGAGGTTGATAAGAGCGTGGCAATTTCGGAACTGGGACTCGGGGACGATGAAGATTCCTGGAACTGGGAAGGATTAAGAAATGTGATCAAACTCTTCTACATGGAGGAGAAGGTCAATCTTCCAAAGATTCCGGTTGAAGAGGTCATGATCAAGAACCCCGTATCCATATTCTCAAAATCTCCCGCATGGGAGGCAGCAAGAATAATGCGCAAAAACAATTTCTCCCAGCTACCTGTGAGAAATACGCACGATGACCTGATCGCCATGATCTTCGACAGTGATCTGGTTGCATCCCTCGTGGGTGTGAATTATGAGTGA
- the glyS gene encoding glycine--tRNA ligase — MSDVRVSIMEIAKRRGFYWKAYEIYGGLSGFYDYGPLGALIKENLLRLWRKEFVIKDGLLMLDGPNIGPELMYIASGHAEKFTDYMVTCKKCGHSFRADELLKGIVENPEKLDEKGLKRAIKENNVRCPDCGGELTDPERFHLMFPTKVGLDKNAFLRPETAQGIFVNFSIMYRLNREKLPFGVAQIGKGFRNEISPRQGLLRLREFNMAEIELFVDPYEITLPGEIDDVEISLLTRDGENLRVKVKEAIEKQIMSPYIAYYMGKILNFLNKLGIDLKRVRFRQHFKEELAHYARDTWDCEILLSSGWTEVIGIADRGDYDLRRHMTYSGRDLTALRRFKEPKKIKIKKLRPRMEILGPMFKGEAKKIAEIIEEMEFTDGNLEVDLNGRRVKIPQDAYEVVIEEETIGGERFIPNVIEPSFGIDRLIYSLLEHAYYEREDSGYKVLRLKPIIAPLKVGVFPLMAKDNLDDVAREILTILRSGGINSYYDDSGSIGRRYARADEIGVPFCITVDYQTLKDRTVTVRERDSAEQKRIPIEKLPEIIKQLVEEQVKFSEI; from the coding sequence ATGAGTGATGTGCGAGTTAGCATAATGGAAATTGCCAAGCGGAGGGGTTTTTACTGGAAGGCCTACGAGATATACGGAGGACTGAGCGGCTTCTACGATTATGGACCCCTTGGAGCACTCATCAAGGAGAACCTGCTCCGCCTGTGGAGGAAGGAATTTGTCATCAAGGACGGACTACTCATGCTTGATGGGCCTAATATTGGGCCAGAACTGATGTACATTGCCTCAGGTCACGCGGAGAAGTTCACGGATTATATGGTTACTTGCAAGAAATGCGGCCATTCGTTCAGGGCGGACGAACTTTTGAAAGGAATAGTTGAAAACCCGGAAAAACTTGACGAGAAGGGGCTGAAGAGAGCGATAAAGGAGAACAACGTGCGCTGCCCCGATTGCGGTGGAGAGCTAACTGACCCTGAAAGATTTCACCTGATGTTCCCCACAAAGGTGGGACTGGATAAAAACGCCTTTTTACGCCCAGAAACCGCACAGGGGATATTTGTGAATTTCTCCATAATGTATCGTCTCAACAGAGAAAAATTGCCATTTGGAGTTGCCCAGATCGGAAAGGGGTTTAGGAACGAAATAAGCCCGCGTCAGGGACTCTTGAGGTTGAGAGAGTTCAACATGGCCGAAATTGAACTTTTTGTTGACCCATACGAAATCACATTGCCTGGAGAAATAGATGATGTTGAGATTTCACTTCTCACCAGAGATGGAGAGAATTTAAGAGTTAAGGTTAAAGAAGCCATTGAAAAACAGATTATGAGCCCATACATTGCGTACTATATGGGGAAAATTTTGAATTTTCTCAATAAACTGGGTATAGATCTCAAGCGTGTTAGATTCAGGCAGCATTTCAAAGAGGAACTTGCCCACTACGCCAGGGATACCTGGGATTGCGAGATTCTCCTCTCATCTGGATGGACTGAGGTAATAGGCATTGCCGATCGCGGAGATTACGATTTGCGCAGGCATATGACCTACTCAGGAAGGGATTTGACAGCCCTGCGCAGATTCAAAGAGCCAAAAAAGATAAAAATAAAAAAACTCAGGCCCAGAATGGAGATCCTGGGCCCCATGTTCAAGGGCGAGGCAAAGAAGATCGCTGAGATCATAGAGGAAATGGAGTTCACCGACGGAAACCTGGAAGTGGATCTCAACGGAAGAAGGGTAAAAATACCGCAGGATGCCTACGAGGTCGTGATCGAAGAGGAGACGATAGGTGGTGAGAGGTTCATTCCCAACGTTATTGAACCCTCATTTGGAATTGATAGGCTTATTTACTCCCTTCTTGAGCATGCCTACTACGAGCGGGAGGATTCTGGATACAAGGTGCTGAGACTCAAACCCATAATTGCACCTCTCAAGGTCGGTGTCTTTCCCCTTATGGCAAAGGACAACCTGGACGATGTGGCAAGGGAGATACTTACAATTTTGAGAAGTGGCGGCATAAACTCCTACTACGACGATTCGGGCTCCATAGGACGAAGATACGCCCGCGCAGACGAAATAGGGGTGCCCTTCTGCATAACCGTGGACTATCAAACATTGAAGGACAGGACAGTGACGGTCAGAGAAAGGGATAGTGCAGAGCAGAAGAGAATCCCCATAGAAAAACTGCCAGAGATCATAAAGCAGCTTGTTGAGGAGCAGGTGAAATTCTCGGAGATATGA